The nucleotide sequence GCGCACGTCGCAGGCGATCAGCAGGCGCCGCGCGCCGGCCTGGGCCAAGGCATCCAGCAGCCGGTTGCGCTGCTCGCGGGAATCCAGGTTGCCGGCATCTTGTATACCCGCGGGCAGGCCGGCCGGCGGCCAATGTATGTCGGCGGGCAGCTCCAGCCCGGCCAGCACCGGCTGGTCGCCCAGGTCGGCCAGCCGGCCGGGGCCGACCTGCGGCTGGTGCAGCGGGTCGGCGGGACGGTCGATGCCGGTGGACTGCACGGGCGGCAGCAGGCGGTCGCGCAGCGCCGCATAGCCGGGCAGCGCGGCGTCGATGCGCAGCCGGCGCCGGGCGCGGCCGGCGCGCGCCAGGCAAAGCGCCCCGGCCAGCAGTCGCGGCAGCACGCCATACACGGTCACCACGCCGATCAGCCATACCGACCATTGGGCCTGGGCCGCGGCGGGCAGCGCCTGCAGGCCGTCGCTGGCGCGCACGATGGCGTCGGCCGGCGCGGCGAAGCCCAGCTGGGCCGGCAGCCAGCCCAGCGCGCGGGTCAGGGCGACGAAGGCATTGGGCTGCAGCAGCGTGGTGGCCCAGACAAAGCGGTAGCTGGCAGTGGACAGCATCACCAGCAGCGTGGCCAGCGCCGCGGCCAGGCCCGCCAGCCACAGCGCGTGGCTGACGGCGCCGAACAGCCAGCGCAGCGCGCCGGCGCGCGCCAGCAGGTTCATCAGGGCCTGCGGCACCAGCGCCGCATCGGGGCCGCGCGCCAGCTTGCGGGTGGCCCACAGCCATAGCCGGCCCAGGCCGGTGGCCCCGCCCGGGCGCAGCAGGAATGAAGCCAGCCACAGCAGGAAGGTCAGCGCGTGCACGCCCAGCAGCGCGCCCACCGCCCACAGGACATTGACGGGCCGGGCGCCGTCGCCCAGCGCGCCCGCCGCCGAGGCGATGCCGGCGGCCACCGCGACCACCAGCAGGATGGCCAGGCTGAGCACGGCGCCCTGGCGCCAGCGCGCCACCAGGCTGTCCAGCCCCTCGCGGCGGCCCAGCAGGTGCGCGCGCAGCAGGATGCGGTCTTCCAGGGTGTCGGGCCCCAGGCGCGCCTGGCGCACGGCGTCGGCGTCTTCCAGCGGGCCCCAGTGCTCTTCGCGCAGGCGGATGGTCTCGGCCAGCCAGTGCGCCTGCCAGGCCCCGGTCGGCTCGGGCGCCGGCATGGCGCCGGGGGCGGGGGTGGCCATTCAGCCAGCGCGGCGCGGCGTGGTGGAAGCGGAGGCGCCGAACCAGTCGTGCAGCTTGTTGCTGGCCTGGTGCTTGACGTCGTCGTTGATGTAGAACGCCACGGTGGCCAGCGCGGCCGTCATGACGCCCAGGTCGTCGGTATAGCCGACCAGCGGCGCCAGGTCGGGGATGGCGTCCAGCGGCAGCACAAAGTAGCCCAGCGCGCCGTAGATGACCCGGCGCGCCCATTTGGGCGTGCCAGGATTCTGCACCGCGTAGTACAGCCACAGGGCTTTTTCCAGGGCCTGCTTGCCCACCGCCGACGCGTGGCGCGTCGCCTTGCGCCAGAAGCGCTGGTCGGAATAGGCCTTTTCGTAGGTCGGATTGGCGATTGGCATGGTGGGTCGGGCGCCGTGCCCGGTCTGCATGGTCAACAGCCCATTGTAGACCCCCCGGGGGGCTGGCGCGCCTTATGCGCGGGGCCCTGGGGGGCGGCGCGCATGGCGGCCCGGTATTGGCCGGGGGTGGCGCCCGCGGCCTGCGCGAACGCGCGGCTGAGATGACTGGCGTTGCCGAATCCGCAGGCCTGCGCCACGCTGGCCAGGTCGTCGGCGGTGGACCCCAGCAGGGCGCGGGCCCGCGCCAGGCGGCGCCCCAGCACCCAGGCATGGGGCGGTTCGCCGAACGAGGCATGGAACATGCGCGCGAAATGGTAGGTGGACAGCGCCGCCACGCCGGCCAGCACGTCCAGTGTCAGGGGCTCGGCCAGGTGGGCGTCGATATAGTCGCGCACCCGGCGCCGCACCGCGGGCGCCAGGCCGCCCAGCGGCGTCAGGCGCCCCGCCGGCCGTCCGGTGCCGTGGGCCAGCAGGTGATGCAGCACGGCCTCGGCGGCGCTGCTGGCCGCCAGGCGCGCCGCCGGCACGTTCCAGTCGGCGGCCAGCAGCGCGCGGCAGGCGCCGGCCAGGGACGGGTCCTGGATATAGGTTCGATCGCGCAGTTCGAGCTCGCGCGGCTCGCGGTCGAGCCGCATGACGGCTTCGCGCGCCAGGCGCTGCGGGGCGATGTACAGGTGCAGGAAGCGGACTTCTTCGTTCATGCTCCAGCGCGAATGATGCTGGTCGGGCAGCACGCAGAACTTGCCGGCGCCGCCATGCAGGTCGCGCTGGCTGAGCCGGAAACAGGTTTCGCCGCCCCGCAGGTACAGCGACAGGGTGTGGTGGCCGGGGGTGTCGTAGTCCATCAGCGCGCGGCCGGCGCGCTGGTCGCGGTTCCATTGGGCCACCGCCAGGCCGGCCCCCAGCGACGCGGCGCGGTCGAGATGGACGCGGGCCTCGCGCAGGGTATGGAACAGGGTGAAATCGGACGGCGCCGACGCGATCTTGCTCATGACGCGTCCATCGTACGCCAGCTTGCCGCGCCGGTGCGCGCGCGCCGGCCGGTCCGGCGGAAAAAAGCGCAAGAACCGGCAATCGCGCCGGCGGCGGCGCGCCTAGACTGGGGTCGCTGCCTCGGCATCGTCCTTTTTCTGCGGCCCTTATCGTGAACCTGTTCCTGTACCTGCTCACCGTGCTCATCTGGGGTTCCACCTGGATGGCCATCAAGCTGCAATTGGGGGTGGTCGCCATCCCCGTGTCCATCTTCTACCGCTTTGCGCTGGCGTCGGTGGTGATGCTGATCGGCCTGGCGGCGCTAGGCCGCCTGCAGCGGCTCAGCCGCCAGGGGCACCTGCTGTGCCTGGGCCAGGGCCTGTGCCTGTTCTGCCTGAATTTCCTGTGCTTCTACAGCGCCACGCAATGGATATCCAGCGGCCTGGTGTCGGTGGTGTTTTCCGCCTCGACCTTGTGGAACGCGCTGAACGCGCGCCTGTGGTTCGGCACCCGCATTGCGCCGCGCGTCATGCTGGGCGGCGCCTTCGGCCTGGCCGGCCTGGTGCTGTTGTTCTGGCCCGAGGTGGCCGGGCAGCAGGCCAGCCATGAAACGCTGCTGGGCCTGGGCCTGGCGCTGCTGGGCACGCTGTGTTTTTCCACCGGCAACATGTTGTCTTCGGCGCAGCAGCGCGCCGGCATCGGCCCGCTGACGGGCAACGCCTACAGCATGCTGTACGGGTCGCTGGTGTTGCTGGCGGGCTGTGTGGCCACGGGCCAGCCGTTCGATTTCGACCCGTCGCCGGTCTACGTGGGGGCGCTGCTGTACCTGGCTTTTTTCGGGTCCATCGTGGCGTTCACCGCCTACCTGACTCTGGTCGGCCGCCTTGGGCCGGCTCGCGCGGCGTACTGCACGGTGCTGTTTCCGGTGGTGGCGCTCAGCATTTCCACGGTGGCGGAAGGGTACCAGTGGACGATTTCCGCGGTGGCCGGGCTGGCGCTGGTGATGCTGGGCAATGTGCTCGTGTTCGCCCGGCGCCGCGCGGGCCGCGCCGCGCCTGCGCCGGTCGCCAGGCAGTAGCCGCCGCGCCTGCTACACCGGCGCGGCCATGCCGCGCACATACTGCCCGATGGCCAGCGCGGCGGTAAGCCCCGGCGATTCGATCCCGAAAAGGTTCACCAGCCCCCTGGCGCCGTGGCGGTCCACGCCTTCGATGCGGAAATCCTCGGCGCCGGAATGCAGCGGCGCGCCGGGGTCGGCCAGCCGGGGGCGGATGCCGGTATAGCCCGGCTGCAGCGCGCCGTCGGGCAGGCCCGGGTAATAGCGCCGGATGCCGGCATAGAACAGCGCCTCGCGCTCATCGGTAAAACCGTAGTCCACCTCGTCTATCCATTCCAGGTCGGGCCCGAACCGGCACTGCCCGGCCAGGTCCAGCGTGACGTGCACGCGCATCGTGGCCTCGCGGGTCACGGGGTAGACCAGGTGGCGGAACGGCGAAGCGCCGCTCATGGTGTAGTAGCGGCCCCTTGCATAATGGATGCGCGGCACGCTGCCCGGCGTCAGGCCGCGCAGGCTGGCCGCGACCCGCGCCGCGCCCAGGCCGGCGCTGTTGACCACGGTTGTGCACAGCACATCGGTTTGCTGCGCGCCGCCCAGGCGCAGCACGATGCCGTCCGGCATGACGGCGCCGCCCTGCACCGGGCTGTTGGCGATCAGCATGGCGCCGGCGTTTTCGGCGTCGCCCAGCAACGCCAGCATCAGCCCATGGCTGTCCACGATGCCGGTCGACGGCGAATGGACGGCGCCCAGGCCCATGACCGCCGGCTCCAGCCGGGCCAGTTCGGATTGATCGATAACGCGCAGGTCGTCGACCCCCGCTTCGCGGGCACGCCGGACATAGCCCTGCAGGCCGGCGAGGTCGCCGCCTTCGGTGGCCACGATCAGCTTGCCGATGCGCGCGTGG is from Bordetella petrii and encodes:
- a CDS encoding DUF2868 domain-containing protein; translation: MATPAPGAMPAPEPTGAWQAHWLAETIRLREEHWGPLEDADAVRQARLGPDTLEDRILLRAHLLGRREGLDSLVARWRQGAVLSLAILLVVAVAAGIASAAGALGDGARPVNVLWAVGALLGVHALTFLLWLASFLLRPGGATGLGRLWLWATRKLARGPDAALVPQALMNLLARAGALRWLFGAVSHALWLAGLAAALATLLVMLSTASYRFVWATTLLQPNAFVALTRALGWLPAQLGFAAPADAIVRASDGLQALPAAAQAQWSVWLIGVVTVYGVLPRLLAGALCLARAGRARRRLRIDAALPGYAALRDRLLPPVQSTGIDRPADPLHQPQVGPGRLADLGDQPVLAGLELPADIHWPPAGLPAGIQDAGNLDSREQRNRLLDALAQAGARRLLIACDVRQTPDRGTLGLIAALAGKAGQTRVWLSAFGAAPAGEPARLDAWRDRLAAAGMAPDAILRDADQPLRWLESGGG
- a CDS encoding NAD(P)/FAD-dependent oxidoreductase; the encoded protein is MHKIDCAVIGAGVVGLAIARELALAGREVVILEAEPAFGTQTSSRNSEVIHAGISYPAGSLKARLCVQGRHALYQYCAQRGIGHARIGKLIVATEGGDLAGLQGYVRRAREAGVDDLRVIDQSELARLEPAVMGLGAVHSPSTGIVDSHGLMLALLGDAENAGAMLIANSPVQGGAVMPDGIVLRLGGAQQTDVLCTTVVNSAGLGAARVAASLRGLTPGSVPRIHYARGRYYTMSGASPFRHLVYPVTREATMRVHVTLDLAGQCRFGPDLEWIDEVDYGFTDEREALFYAGIRRYYPGLPDGALQPGYTGIRPRLADPGAPLHSGAEDFRIEGVDRHGARGLVNLFGIESPGLTAALAIGQYVRGMAAPV
- a CDS encoding helix-turn-helix domain-containing protein; the encoded protein is MSKIASAPSDFTLFHTLREARVHLDRAASLGAGLAVAQWNRDQRAGRALMDYDTPGHHTLSLYLRGGETCFRLSQRDLHGGAGKFCVLPDQHHSRWSMNEEVRFLHLYIAPQRLAREAVMRLDREPRELELRDRTYIQDPSLAGACRALLAADWNVPAARLAASSAAEAVLHHLLAHGTGRPAGRLTPLGGLAPAVRRRVRDYIDAHLAEPLTLDVLAGVAALSTYHFARMFHASFGEPPHAWVLGRRLARARALLGSTADDLASVAQACGFGNASHLSRAFAQAAGATPGQYRAAMRAAPQGPAHKARQPPGGSTMGC
- a CDS encoding YkvA family protein, whose translation is MPIANPTYEKAYSDQRFWRKATRHASAVGKQALEKALWLYYAVQNPGTPKWARRVIYGALGYFVLPLDAIPDLAPLVGYTDDLGVMTAALATVAFYINDDVKHQASNKLHDWFGASASTTPRRAG
- a CDS encoding EamA family transporter, whose amino-acid sequence is MNLFLYLLTVLIWGSTWMAIKLQLGVVAIPVSIFYRFALASVVMLIGLAALGRLQRLSRQGHLLCLGQGLCLFCLNFLCFYSATQWISSGLVSVVFSASTLWNALNARLWFGTRIAPRVMLGGAFGLAGLVLLFWPEVAGQQASHETLLGLGLALLGTLCFSTGNMLSSAQQRAGIGPLTGNAYSMLYGSLVLLAGCVATGQPFDFDPSPVYVGALLYLAFFGSIVAFTAYLTLVGRLGPARAAYCTVLFPVVALSISTVAEGYQWTISAVAGLALVMLGNVLVFARRRAGRAAPAPVARQ